The following coding sequences are from one Bradyrhizobium sp. 200 window:
- a CDS encoding AlpA family phage regulatory protein: MSEPDRIIRLKTVLSRTGLSRSTIYRKIAEGTFPAQLKISTNGTGWHESDINRWIADPVSWRPSRQCDEVR; this comes from the coding sequence GTGAGCGAACCAGACCGTATCATCCGTCTGAAAACTGTCCTTTCCCGGACCGGGCTGTCCCGATCCACCATCTACCGCAAGATTGCCGAGGGCACGTTCCCGGCCCAGCTCAAAATCAGCACCAACGGGACTGGGTGGCATGAATCCGACATCAACCGCTGGATCGCCGATCCCGTCTCATGGCGTCCGAGCCGTCAGTGCGATGAGGTCAGATGA
- a CDS encoding Arm DNA-binding domain-containing protein, which produces MAGKLRPLDVERETRPGKYPDGDGLYLVVANATSKNWSYRYWKDGKQRWLGVVGHQPE; this is translated from the coding sequence ATGGCCGGCAAGCTCAGGCCCCTCGACGTCGAACGCGAAACTCGGCCCGGAAAATACCCTGACGGTGACGGTCTCTACCTCGTTGTTGCGAACGCCACGTCGAAGAACTGGAGCTACCGGTATTGGAAAGACGGCAAGCAGCGTTGGCTCGGCGTAGTTGGTCATCAACCTGAGTAG
- a CDS encoding site-specific integrase, translating to MRTLPGWRGHLDALLPKRQKLTRGHHKAMPFDGVPEFSKQLRKMPGIAPAALEFAILTAARSGEVMGAQWSEVDLTARVWTVPATRMKGGREHRVPLSDRAVQILKAMQSRKVSEFIFPGSKQNRPLSVMALEMVLRRAKIDATVHGFRSAFRDWSGERTTFPREVAEAALAHLVGDQTERAYRRGDALEKRRALMDAWSLYCAASKENTVVPLKRRKAE from the coding sequence GTGAGAACCCTGCCCGGGTGGCGGGGCCACCTCGACGCGCTGCTCCCCAAGCGTCAGAAGCTAACGCGCGGGCATCACAAAGCCATGCCGTTCGACGGCGTGCCCGAATTTTCCAAGCAGCTTCGCAAGATGCCCGGCATCGCCCCCGCGGCGCTAGAATTCGCAATCCTGACCGCTGCCCGGTCCGGTGAAGTCATGGGTGCGCAATGGAGCGAAGTGGACCTGACCGCACGTGTCTGGACGGTGCCCGCCACGCGAATGAAGGGCGGGCGTGAACATCGTGTTCCGCTGTCCGACCGCGCGGTGCAAATCCTAAAGGCGATGCAATCTCGGAAGGTTTCAGAATTCATCTTCCCGGGAAGCAAACAGAACCGGCCACTCTCGGTGATGGCGCTGGAAATGGTCCTGCGTCGTGCGAAGATTGACGCCACCGTGCACGGTTTTCGGAGCGCATTCCGCGATTGGTCTGGCGAGCGCACGACGTTCCCGCGCGAGGTGGCAGAAGCCGCCCTTGCCCATTTGGTCGGCGATCAAACCGAGCGGGCTTACCGACGCGGCGATGCACTAGAAAAGCGGCGCGCTCTGATGGACGCTTGGTCGCTTTACTGCGCGGCTTCCAAAGAAAATACGGTTGTGCCGCTAAAGCGCCGCAAAGCCGAATGA
- a CDS encoding site-specific integrase, producing MTDEAMSPLRRRMIEDMTIRKLAPKTQQGYIRTIKDFAIFLGRSPDTASFEDVRRFQLHLAANGAHIPILNHTVAALRFFFRITLRRSDIIEHTTFLHEPRKLPVVLSPEEVARLLDAAPGLKYKAALSVAYGAGLRAAEVISLKIGDIDSKRMVIRVEQGKGRKDRYVMLSPHLLELLRAWWKTARPQGWLFPGRDRVQPMTTRQLNRACHAAAERAEIDKRVSLHTLRHSSATHLLEQNIDIRVIQVLLEAETYCPPTADRGADLLSVPSTVWRVGADCQEIRPPWGGVGRHSAA from the coding sequence ATGACCGACGAGGCCATGAGCCCATTGCGGCGGCGCATGATCGAAGACATGACGATCCGTAAGTTAGCGCCAAAGACCCAACAAGGCTACATCCGCACCATCAAGGATTTTGCTATCTTCCTCGGCCGGTCGCCCGACACGGCGAGCTTCGAGGACGTCCGACGTTTTCAATTGCATCTGGCGGCGAACGGCGCGCACATCCCGATTCTCAATCATACCGTAGCTGCGTTGCGGTTCTTCTTCAGGATCACGCTCAGGCGCTCCGATATCATCGAGCACACCACATTCCTCCACGAGCCCCGCAAGCTGCCGGTCGTGCTCAGCCCGGAGGAGGTGGCGCGGCTCTTGGATGCCGCGCCGGGCCTCAAGTACAAGGCGGCGCTGAGTGTGGCTTACGGCGCAGGTTTGCGCGCCGCCGAGGTGATCTCGCTCAAGATCGGCGACATCGACAGCAAGCGCATGGTGATCCGCGTCGAACAAGGCAAAGGGCGCAAAGACCGCTACGTGATGCTGTCTCCGCATCTGCTCGAGTTGCTGCGTGCCTGGTGGAAGACAGCACGACCGCAGGGCTGGTTGTTTCCTGGCCGCGACCGCGTGCAGCCGATGACGACGCGCCAGCTCAATCGCGCCTGCCATGCCGCAGCCGAGAGGGCCGAGATCGACAAGCGCGTGTCGCTCCACACCTTGCGACACAGCTCCGCCACCCATCTGCTTGAGCAGAACATCGATATCCGGGTGATCCAGGTGCTGCTCGAAGCAGAGACATACTGCCCACCAACAGCCGATCGAGGGGCGGATCTACTATCCGTTCCATCCACGGTATGGCGAGTCGGTGCTGATTGTCAGGAGATACGCCCACCGTGGGGCGGAGTCGGTCGTCATTCCGCAGCCTGA
- a CDS encoding recombinase family protein produces MSELELSLFRQRSHEALKQKARRGALFLGVAAGYVRIGRDRIEKDPDQRVQDAIRLVFAKFAELQSVRQVHVWLRDEGIALPVASHSAADGHGVVWRLPLYNTVHNVLTNPVYAGAYAFGRTVSKVSVENGRKRVKRGLRRPLAEWDVLLTDQHEGYISWSEFERNQQVIADNATGKGSAAVRGAVRRGELLLAGLLRCGHCGRKLYVAYGGKAGRYYCQGALVNHGTDRCISFGGLRADHAVGTEVLRILKPLGIDAAVKALDAQTSETSAAQRQLELALQQARFSAAHARRQYDAVDPDNRLVAGELERRWNEALQAVHRIEGEIAAIDARKPAPGGT; encoded by the coding sequence ATGAGCGAGCTCGAACTGTCGCTCTTTCGCCAGCGTTCACACGAGGCGCTGAAGCAGAAGGCGCGCCGCGGCGCGCTATTCCTCGGCGTCGCGGCCGGCTATGTGCGGATCGGGCGTGACCGGATCGAGAAGGACCCGGATCAGCGGGTGCAGGACGCCATCAGGCTGGTCTTTGCCAAGTTCGCCGAGCTGCAAAGCGTGCGACAGGTGCATGTGTGGCTGCGCGACGAGGGCATTGCATTACCTGTTGCAAGCCATAGCGCGGCGGACGGGCACGGCGTTGTTTGGAGGCTGCCGCTCTACAACACCGTGCACAACGTCCTGACCAACCCCGTCTATGCTGGCGCCTATGCTTTTGGGCGCACGGTGAGCAAGGTCAGCGTCGAGAACGGCCGCAAGCGCGTCAAGCGCGGCCTGCGGCGCCCATTGGCCGAATGGGACGTGCTGCTCACGGATCAGCACGAGGGCTATATCTCCTGGAGCGAGTTCGAGAGGAACCAGCAGGTGATTGCCGACAATGCGACCGGTAAGGGCAGCGCCGCGGTCAGAGGAGCGGTGCGGCGCGGGGAGCTGCTTCTCGCAGGGCTCCTGCGCTGTGGCCATTGCGGCCGCAAGCTGTATGTGGCCTACGGGGGCAAGGCGGGGCGCTATTATTGCCAGGGCGCTCTCGTAAACCACGGCACGGATCGATGCATCTCATTCGGTGGCTTGCGCGCCGATCATGCTGTCGGCACGGAGGTTCTCCGGATCTTGAAGCCGCTCGGCATCGATGCCGCAGTGAAGGCGCTTGACGCTCAGACGAGCGAGACATCAGCCGCCCAGAGACAACTGGAGCTGGCGCTGCAACAGGCGCGCTTTTCGGCAGCTCATGCCCGCCGGCAATATGACGCGGTCGATCCCGACAATCGTTTGGTGGCCGGCGAGCTGGAGCGCCGTTGGAACGAGGCGCTGCAGGCGGTACACCGGATCGAAGGCGAGATCGCGGCAATTGATGCGAGGAAGCCAGCGCCCGGCGGCACTTGA
- a CDS encoding helix-turn-helix domain-containing protein, with amino-acid sequence MRVEGGFIEMVLHWQGDDHTALKLKMNGAGKHRWTVPDDTLSLIRELARLIPDQQIARLLNRAGKPTGRGNGWTKARVCSFRSHHGIAVNREGEWAERGEITLEAAAQIMEVSVMTALRMIRHGSIKGRQLCRGAPWAIKAADVAAYREQNASRRPLTSDLTQQSFKFQ; translated from the coding sequence GTGAGAGTCGAAGGTGGCTTCATCGAGATGGTCTTGCATTGGCAGGGCGACGACCACACCGCGCTGAAGCTGAAGATGAATGGCGCCGGCAAGCATCGCTGGACGGTGCCCGATGATACATTGTCGTTGATCCGCGAGTTGGCGCGCCTGATACCCGACCAGCAAATCGCGCGGCTTCTCAATCGCGCCGGCAAGCCAACTGGGCGTGGCAATGGCTGGACCAAAGCGCGCGTTTGCTCGTTCCGCAGCCACCACGGCATCGCCGTCAATCGCGAGGGCGAGTGGGCCGAGCGGGGCGAGATAACGCTTGAGGCGGCGGCACAAATCATGGAAGTGAGCGTCATGACGGCGCTGCGCATGATCCGACACGGCAGCATCAAAGGGCGTCAGCTTTGCAGAGGCGCGCCCTGGGCGATCAAGGCCGCAGACGTGGCGGCGTATCGAGAGCAGAACGCCTCGCGGCGCCCGCTAACATCAGATCTCACCCAGCAGAGCTTTAAGTTTCAATGA
- a CDS encoding autotransporter outer membrane beta-barrel domain-containing protein, translated as MRSAIALAVLPAAVTAGINDAEAGCNPGVRCTAGPGEVLVLPDGANPSLSYTAGTQALVAQGAGASITATGVTFTATTDTVIAGAATLPGTIVLNGGEVVATSGSGGTAAVQQRGQGLLTATDTVVQAAGVSGDAAIRLTASAVNPMTLTRVQVFAADVTGLDADSPTAALVANDVRVTTSGNNADGVHGDGLLTMTGGSITTSGSSSRGLFASGATANFTATDAFIATAGTGAHGVAVENGGTVTATGVSVTATGAGASALFMAGPAGTLQTANVSGSMLTSTTAPAISVLSGTADVMLRQKTAVSSDSGVWLDVRAPASTNPGLLNLTADFSKLTGAAITEAGATSSVTLQNGTIWTMTGNSNLTALVNYPSQIIFTPPSGDPTLLSSYKTLTVANYTGLGGGITLNTFLGADNSPSDRLIINGSAIGSTTLTIHNTTGSGDYTTVGIPVIVTTPGGTTDPGAFTLAGEVRGGFFDYRLFRGAPDGSSPDNWFLRSDFLGSGGNGGNGPVTPPGVLPDQPAPDNGVPPPPGIWPIIGPEIATYGVVQPIARQMGLTALGTLHERVGDAAADAVCLNASYNSVAITKAPPAPEANCRPTVWGRLFGQQINNHYQAFADPRATGQVAGIQTGIDVWRGSLIPGHSDTAGVYFAYGNGNVSVDGLVTNAAATAYILQHTGSLNLNAYSFGGYWTHYGPAGWYIDAVLQGSFYNGNATTQFASLPINGTGFTSSLEAGYPIPLPWFGPRFVLEPEGQIIWQRVSFDDANDGLGPVGLGTTSGASGRLGLRGKWTINDPAGPVWQPYVLANVWRDWGANARTMFGPDSVLLAEQATRLEFAGGLSAKLLPGLSLYAQAGYQFAVSGTDGGKRDGVKGDFGVRYSW; from the coding sequence GTGCGATCGGCGATCGCGCTCGCTGTATTGCCCGCTGCGGTAACCGCAGGCATAAACGACGCCGAAGCGGGCTGTAACCCTGGGGTCAGATGTACCGCCGGGCCGGGCGAGGTGCTGGTCCTGCCGGATGGGGCGAACCCGTCGCTGTCCTATACCGCTGGCACCCAAGCCCTAGTGGCGCAGGGCGCTGGCGCCAGCATTACGGCTACCGGTGTTACGTTCACGGCGACCACGGACACCGTGATAGCGGGTGCCGCAACGCTACCCGGCACGATCGTCCTGAACGGCGGTGAGGTTGTTGCCACCAGCGGCAGCGGTGGTACCGCCGCCGTCCAGCAGCGGGGCCAAGGACTGCTCACGGCGACGGATACCGTAGTCCAGGCAGCAGGCGTTTCAGGGGACGCGGCAATACGGCTCACCGCCAGCGCCGTAAATCCGATGACGCTCACGCGCGTTCAGGTCTTCGCGGCGGACGTCACCGGCTTGGACGCGGACTCGCCGACGGCTGCTCTCGTTGCCAATGATGTCCGCGTAACAACGAGCGGAAACAACGCGGACGGGGTCCACGGGGATGGCCTACTGACAATGACCGGAGGCAGTATCACGACGTCCGGCAGTTCTTCGCGCGGCCTGTTCGCATCCGGAGCGACCGCCAATTTCACTGCCACGGACGCTTTCATCGCGACCGCCGGTACCGGGGCGCATGGTGTGGCCGTCGAAAACGGGGGCACGGTTACGGCCACGGGTGTCTCCGTGACTGCGACCGGAGCTGGCGCGAGCGCCCTGTTTATGGCAGGTCCGGCGGGCACATTGCAGACGGCCAACGTATCCGGAAGTATGCTGACTAGCACGACAGCGCCGGCGATCTCCGTTCTCAGCGGCACGGCCGATGTCATGCTGCGCCAAAAAACTGCCGTGTCGTCTGACAGCGGTGTCTGGCTCGACGTCAGGGCGCCGGCTTCAACCAATCCGGGCCTACTCAATTTGACTGCCGACTTCTCCAAGCTCACCGGCGCGGCGATCACCGAAGCCGGCGCCACGTCCAGTGTGACGCTGCAGAACGGCACAATCTGGACGATGACCGGCAATTCGAATCTGACGGCCCTCGTTAACTATCCCAGCCAAATCATCTTCACGCCGCCCTCCGGCGATCCAACGTTACTGAGCAGTTATAAAACGCTGACCGTTGCGAACTACACCGGCTTGGGTGGCGGGATCACGCTTAACACCTTTCTCGGTGCTGATAATTCCCCATCCGACCGGCTCATCATCAATGGCAGTGCAATCGGCTCGACCACGCTCACAATTCACAACACGACGGGCTCAGGCGACTATACGACGGTTGGCATCCCGGTGATCGTGACAACACCCGGCGGCACGACGGACCCGGGCGCCTTCACGCTCGCGGGCGAGGTACGCGGCGGTTTCTTTGATTACCGTCTTTTCCGTGGCGCCCCCGATGGTAGCAGTCCCGATAACTGGTTCCTGCGCTCGGACTTCCTCGGCAGTGGTGGGAACGGCGGCAACGGCCCGGTCACGCCGCCAGGCGTATTGCCTGATCAACCTGCACCCGACAACGGAGTGCCACCGCCTCCAGGCATCTGGCCGATCATCGGGCCGGAGATCGCGACCTATGGTGTTGTGCAGCCGATTGCCCGGCAGATGGGGCTCACCGCGCTCGGCACGTTGCATGAGCGCGTCGGCGATGCAGCGGCGGATGCCGTGTGCTTGAATGCCTCGTACAACAGCGTCGCCATCACCAAGGCCCCACCCGCTCCGGAAGCCAACTGTCGGCCGACCGTGTGGGGCCGCCTGTTCGGTCAGCAGATCAACAATCACTACCAGGCCTTCGCCGACCCGCGCGCGACCGGCCAGGTGGCCGGCATCCAGACCGGCATCGATGTCTGGCGCGGCAGCCTGATCCCGGGCCACAGCGACACCGCCGGCGTCTACTTCGCCTATGGCAATGGCAATGTGAGCGTGGACGGCCTCGTCACCAACGCGGCGGCGACCGCGTATATCCTGCAACACACCGGCTCGCTGAACCTTAATGCCTATTCGTTCGGGGGCTACTGGACCCACTATGGTCCCGCCGGCTGGTACATTGACGCGGTGCTGCAGGGCTCGTTCTACAACGGCAACGCGACGACGCAATTTGCCAGCCTGCCGATCAACGGCACGGGCTTCACCTCCTCGCTGGAGGCGGGCTATCCGATCCCGCTGCCATGGTTCGGGCCGCGCTTCGTGCTGGAACCGGAGGGCCAGATCATCTGGCAGCGGGTTTCCTTCGACGACGCCAATGACGGCTTGGGCCCGGTCGGGCTCGGCACCACGTCCGGTGCCAGCGGGCGGCTCGGACTGCGCGGCAAGTGGACCATCAACGATCCCGCCGGGCCGGTGTGGCAGCCTTACGTGCTCGCCAATGTCTGGCGCGACTGGGGGGCCAACGCGAGAACGATGTTCGGCCCCGACTCGGTGCTCTTGGCCGAGCAGGCGACGCGACTGGAGTTTGCCGGCGGCCTCAGCGCGAAGCTGCTGCCCGGCCTCAGCCTCTATGCCCAGGCCGGCTACCAGTTCGCAGTGAGCGGCACCGATGGCGGCAAGCGCGACGGCGTCAAGGGCGACTTCGGCGTGCGGTACTCGTGGTAG
- a CDS encoding phage integrase N-terminal SAM-like domain-containing protein, with product MTDEAMSPLRRRMIEDMTICKLAPKTQQGYIRTIKDFAIFLGRSPDTASFEDVRRFQLHLAANGAHIPILNHTVAALRFFFRITLRRSDIIEHTTFLHEPRKLPVVLSPEEVARLLDAAPGLKYKAALSVAYGAGTGLLTLATRTSSRALMNLCRTATGADSDDLARVYRFDLAQDSEMISPTIPI from the coding sequence ATGACCGACGAGGCCATGAGCCCATTGCGGCGGCGCATGATCGAAGACATGACGATCTGTAAGTTAGCGCCAAAGACCCAACAAGGCTACATCCGCACCATCAAGGATTTTGCTATCTTCCTCGGCCGGTCGCCCGACACGGCGAGCTTCGAGGACGTCCGACGTTTTCAATTGCATCTGGCGGCGAACGGCGCGCACATCCCGATTCTCAATCATACCGTAGCTGCGTTGCGGTTCTTCTTCAGGATCACGCTCAGGCGCTCCGATATCATCGAGCACACCACATTCCTCCACGAGCCCCGCAAGCTGCCGGTCGTGCTCAGCCCGGAGGAGGTGGCGCGGCTCTTGGATGCCGCGCCGGGCCTCAAGTACAAGGCGGCGCTGAGTGTGGCTTACGGCGCAGGAACCGGGCTGCTAACATTAGCGACCCGAACGTCATCAAGGGCCTTGATGAACTTATGCCGCACGGCAACTGGTGCGGATTCCGACGATCTCGCCCGGGTGTACCGATTTGATCTCGCCCAGGATTCCGAGATGATCTCGCCCACCATTCCGATTTGA
- the istB gene encoding IS21-like element helper ATPase IstB, with the protein MLTHPTLDQLHALGLHGMAKAFADIEAGGEAASLGHAEWLALLLEREASLRRDKRLSKRLQYAKLRQQACIEDIDYRTPRGLDRSLLMMLVEGRWIDDHANLLICGPSGVGKSWLASALGNKACRDNRSVLYQRVPRLFSDLALARGDGRHPRLLRALGRVDLLILDDWGLEPLDAAARHDLLEILEDRYGHRSTIVTSQLPVDQWHALIGDPTYADAVLDRLVHNAHRIDLNGESMRRTRKPGRKA; encoded by the coding sequence TTGCTCACGCATCCCACCCTCGATCAACTCCACGCGCTCGGCCTTCACGGCATGGCCAAGGCCTTCGCCGACATCGAAGCCGGCGGCGAGGCCGCGAGCCTCGGCCACGCCGAATGGCTCGCGCTCCTGCTCGAACGCGAAGCGTCGCTGCGACGCGACAAGCGGCTGTCCAAGCGGCTGCAATACGCCAAGCTGCGCCAGCAGGCCTGCATCGAGGACATCGACTATCGCACCCCGCGCGGCCTCGACCGCAGCCTTCTGATGATGCTGGTCGAAGGCCGCTGGATCGACGACCACGCCAACCTGCTGATCTGCGGGCCCTCCGGTGTCGGCAAGAGTTGGCTCGCTTCGGCGCTCGGCAACAAGGCCTGCCGCGACAATCGCTCCGTGCTCTATCAGCGCGTCCCGCGGCTGTTCAGCGATCTCGCTTTGGCGCGCGGCGACGGCCGCCACCCCCGTCTGCTGCGTGCGCTCGGCCGCGTCGATCTCCTCATCCTCGACGACTGGGGCCTCGAGCCGCTCGACGCCGCGGCTCGCCACGACCTCCTGGAGATCCTCGAGGACCGCTACGGCCACCGCTCCACCATCGTCACCAGCCAGCTTCCCGTCGATCAATGGCACGCGCTGATCGGCGACCCCACCTACGCCGACGCCGTCCTCGACCGCCTGGTCCATAACGCCCACCGGATCGACCTGAACGGCGAGAGCATGCGGCGAACCCGTAAGCCCGGCCGAAAGGCCTGA
- a CDS encoding DUF5372 family protein: MSTAGRAGTTQQKVRITHPFHPLCGRKFELICRRRHWGEDRVVYEGQNGRLCTIASAWTDIDPPDEFLLIAAGRAAFCAVDLLALCDALDRLAESMGASDA; this comes from the coding sequence TTGTCGACTGCAGGTCGTGCGGGTACGACCCAGCAAAAGGTGCGGATCACGCATCCCTTCCATCCACTTTGCGGTCGCAAGTTCGAGCTGATCTGTCGGCGCCGTCATTGGGGCGAAGACCGGGTGGTCTATGAAGGGCAGAACGGTCGACTTTGTACGATCGCGAGCGCATGGACCGATATCGATCCACCCGATGAGTTCTTGCTGATCGCTGCGGGTAGAGCAGCCTTTTGCGCGGTCGACCTGTTGGCGCTTTGTGACGCGCTGGACCGGCTCGCGGAGAGCATGGGCGCCAGCGATGCGTAA
- a CDS encoding helix-turn-helix domain-containing protein — protein MARAKKRDPKSEALAQDGVLNPNPEAVRDPSFVSNPFFDAKDLVQVRYEMVRRHQVDGVAISKAAETFGVTRPTFYKAQSALQTAGLAGLLPNRRGPKGGHKVSAEVVAFVAALKAARPELTTSHCLDAISARFGVKVHRRSLERALARKKKRLNRA, from the coding sequence ATGGCCAGGGCGAAGAAGCGGGATCCGAAGAGCGAGGCGCTGGCGCAAGACGGCGTCCTCAATCCAAATCCGGAAGCCGTCCGCGACCCCTCGTTCGTCAGCAACCCATTCTTCGATGCGAAGGACTTGGTGCAGGTGCGCTACGAGATGGTGCGACGTCACCAGGTCGACGGCGTTGCGATCAGCAAGGCTGCCGAGACATTCGGCGTGACGCGTCCGACCTTCTACAAGGCGCAGAGCGCCCTGCAGACCGCCGGGCTTGCCGGCCTATTGCCGAACCGGCGAGGCCCCAAAGGCGGCCACAAGGTCTCCGCCGAGGTCGTTGCGTTCGTCGCCGCTCTCAAAGCTGCAAGACCCGAACTGACGACGTCGCACTGCCTAGATGCGATCTCGGCGCGGTTCGGCGTCAAGGTGCACCGACGCAGCCTGGAGCGGGCGCTGGCGCGCAAAAAAAAACGACTCAACCGAGCTTGA
- a CDS encoding recombinase family protein — MPELKVTADHLKRDAYLYVRQSTLRQVAEHGESTERQYGLRDRAVVAGWPVERVHVIDRDLGKSGSSTTARDGFQQLVSEVALGKAGIVMGLEVSRLARNSADWHRLIELCALTATLILDEDGIYDPASFNDRLLLGLKGTMSEAELHILKARMRGGQLNKARRGELEMCPPVGLVYRNDRTIGLDPDLQVQNAIRLVFDTFEQTGSAMQTVRFFREQGLLFPRRLRTGSNKGDLLWAAPHHARVLQVLHNPRYAGAFAYGRTRIRHRPDGGTSVVKVARTDWQFVMPGMHQGYIDWERFEANQRRLADNARAFGGERRSGPAREGPALLQGRVVCGLCGERMGVRYSQEHGSTVPTYLCQANAVRRAGWTCQTVPGKIVDAGIADLMIELMTPMTLAVTLEVQRELEARAAETDAARRQHVERMRYEAELARRRYMKVDPDNRLVADSLEAEWNDKLRRHADAAEDYKRRSKQQAAALSAEAQRRILDLAEQLPRIWQDPRVDSRERKRIVRLLIDDVTLIKSQTITAHVRLSGGATRTLVLDRPLPIAQIRKFKPELVAEVDRLLDHHCDREVAEILNNHGWRTWEAKAFNLKKVAFIRGAYKLASRYERLRRRGMLTTREIAAKFCVSETAVHTWGRQGLITKGYTDSLNRGLWEIPPGMTIRKGCGGRGARPAQLTAITAPSKE, encoded by the coding sequence ATGCCTGAGCTTAAAGTCACTGCCGACCATCTCAAGCGCGACGCTTACCTCTATGTCCGCCAATCGACTCTTCGCCAGGTCGCCGAGCACGGCGAGAGCACCGAGCGCCAATACGGGTTGCGGGATCGAGCAGTTGTGGCCGGCTGGCCGGTCGAGCGCGTTCACGTCATCGATCGCGATCTCGGCAAGTCCGGCTCAAGTACGACAGCACGCGACGGCTTCCAGCAACTGGTGAGCGAGGTGGCGCTCGGCAAGGCCGGTATTGTTATGGGGCTGGAGGTCTCGCGCCTTGCGCGCAACTCGGCCGACTGGCACAGGCTCATCGAGCTTTGCGCATTGACGGCGACGCTCATCCTTGACGAAGACGGTATCTACGATCCAGCCAGCTTCAACGATCGCCTCTTGCTCGGTCTCAAAGGTACGATGAGCGAGGCCGAGCTGCACATCCTCAAAGCACGCATGCGTGGTGGTCAGCTCAACAAGGCCCGTCGCGGCGAGCTCGAGATGTGCCCTCCGGTCGGGCTGGTTTACCGGAACGATCGGACGATCGGCCTCGATCCCGACCTCCAGGTGCAGAACGCAATCCGTCTCGTGTTCGATACCTTCGAGCAGACCGGAAGTGCGATGCAGACAGTCCGCTTCTTCCGGGAGCAAGGTTTGCTGTTCCCGCGCCGACTCCGGACAGGATCGAACAAGGGCGATCTCCTGTGGGCGGCGCCGCACCATGCGCGCGTTCTGCAGGTGCTCCACAATCCGCGCTACGCCGGCGCTTTTGCGTATGGCCGAACGCGCATACGGCACCGGCCCGATGGTGGCACCAGTGTCGTCAAGGTTGCCAGGACCGATTGGCAGTTCGTTATGCCGGGGATGCACCAGGGCTACATCGACTGGGAGCGCTTCGAGGCCAACCAGCGGCGGCTCGCCGACAACGCTCGTGCCTTCGGTGGCGAGCGGCGGTCGGGGCCGGCACGCGAGGGGCCGGCGCTCCTCCAAGGTCGCGTGGTCTGTGGCCTGTGTGGCGAACGCATGGGTGTGCGCTACAGCCAGGAGCACGGCAGCACCGTCCCAACCTATCTGTGCCAAGCGAACGCGGTACGCCGCGCGGGATGGACCTGCCAAACGGTTCCCGGGAAGATCGTCGATGCGGGGATCGCAGACCTGATGATCGAGCTGATGACGCCGATGACGCTGGCCGTCACCCTTGAGGTGCAGCGCGAACTTGAGGCGCGCGCCGCAGAGACCGATGCAGCGCGTCGCCAGCATGTCGAGCGGATGCGCTATGAAGCCGAGCTTGCGCGTCGACGCTACATGAAGGTTGATCCCGACAACCGACTCGTCGCCGATTCACTCGAGGCCGAATGGAACGACAAGCTGCGCCGTCATGCCGATGCCGCCGAAGACTACAAGCGCCGGAGCAAACAGCAGGCTGCGGCACTCAGCGCAGAAGCCCAGCGACGCATCCTTGACCTCGCCGAGCAGCTTCCGCGGATCTGGCAAGATCCGCGAGTTGACTCCCGCGAGCGCAAGCGCATCGTGCGTCTGCTCATCGACGACGTAACCTTAATCAAGTCGCAAACCATCACGGCCCATGTGCGCCTGTCTGGCGGCGCCACGCGTACCTTGGTGCTCGACCGGCCGCTACCCATCGCCCAGATCCGCAAGTTCAAACCTGAGCTCGTCGCCGAGGTTGATCGTCTTCTTGACCATCATTGCGATCGCGAAGTCGCCGAGATTCTCAATAATCACGGATGGCGTACATGGGAGGCAAAGGCGTTTAATCTGAAGAAGGTTGCCTTCATTCGCGGCGCCTACAAACTTGCGAGCCGATATGAGCGGCTGCGTCGACGTGGTATGCTCACGACGCGCGAGATCGCCGCCAAGTTCTGCGTCTCCGAGACAGCCGTACACACGTGGGGTCGCCAGGGGCTCATCACAAAAGGCTATACCGACAGCCTGAACCGTGGCCTGTGGGAGATCCCGCCTGGCATGACGATCCGCAAGGGCTGCGGTGGGCGCGGCGCCCGCCCGGCGCAGCTCACCGCCATCACCGCGCCATCAAAGGAATGA